Within the Salvia hispanica cultivar TCC Black 2014 chromosome 4, UniMelb_Shisp_WGS_1.0, whole genome shotgun sequence genome, the region ACCTAGTCCTCTAAGGCCTTTGCACATCTTTGAATTGAATTTCTCAAATGGGAGGCCGTTTTTGGAGGGTTTCAGTCGAAGTAAAACTGCAGAAACGCTGTCTAGAAAGGTTGTGGCAGTTTCATTTGgcttaaaatttgatttttgtcatacaattttattcatatgtttttttttttgataggCGATTCGTATGATGATATCGAAGGGTGTTGGATCGGATTCTTATCCTGGTAACTGAGATCACTGCTCTTTGTTTCATTGATTGCTGCAAAAGTTGTGTTTCTGTTCATGATTTTTGCCTCTTTATAGGTCCTACAAAATTATTTCTCTTGGTGAAAGCTCCCTCTTACCTTAATCTGCCTCTGCACTTTCTTCCCAAGCGTGAGTTTCGACCAAATAGAAAGGTAAAAAAAAGCTTCAAGTTTACTGATTTTTCTTTAAGCCCTGCAGCTTAATTAATCTAATTGTATAGTGTGTTAGATTCTGGTTAAGAACTTAAGATTTATGCACCTGACTCTGTCCACATTGTTTATAACAATGAGATATCAAGTTTTGAATCATGAGGCTGTTTTGTGTGTATAATAAGAAGTTGGGGCTGTGTTTATAGCCTAAGAGGCTCCGGTGTAGCACATTCTATACTTTGCTGATATGATGGTATATTGTTTTGTATGTATTTGTTACAGACCAAGCCTTTTAGATTGAGATTCAGGTGCAGAACCCAGAATCCGGAAATGAATCCTCAACATAATGACTTTGCTAGCTCAGTCGACTTGCAGCACTCTCCATCAACCGATTTGATCTGGTAAGAGATCAAACTGCGGTTTTCATGTCAATGGTTTTGAGATTAAGTAATGTTGGTAACAAACTGTGTTTAGTGCATGTTCGTCTTTGAttcattacaaaaaaaaagatctCTCCTCATCTGCAGACTGCAATAGCTTCCATTGTTCCATGTTTTGTTAATTTCCAAGCATGCATTGCAGTCTCTTGAGTCGTTCATCCCTCTGAAATTCTAGCGATAATCCATTACTATGAGAATGTAACTCTATGGTTTATATATCTCGTGCATTGATGGCTTCGATGAATGATGAGTTTGAAATGGGTTTTGGCTACCCAAATCTCTTCGATTTTGCACTCTGCTCTGCTAAAAACTTGTTTCTGATTTGGTATTGCATTTGCTCTGCGCTTACAGTCTATCTATATTCTTGTATCCTTTCCCTCCAAGAAAGCAATCGTTCGCCTTCCTAGATGCTATAACTCTCTATTGAAGACAAGCTTGTTGATGTCGCAGGTTTCAATGTCGACACACTATCAAGGGCTTGGCCGTGAGGGCGTCACCAGCAGAAGATTGAATTGCGATGCTGTGCAGATAGGGCAGTTCGGGCTAGAGTTTGTAGTCTGTAGAGCAATGAAACAGCCTTCTTTTCGCTTTTTGCGGCTGCAGATTTCACAAATGTTGTGCATGTTTGTATGAATAGAGGGGGAAGAAGGTAGAAATAGATAGTACTACGACATATACGATAATCTTACATACTTAATGTGAGCACCATTTGTGAACGTCGAATGCCACTCTCGTTTAGTTCACGtttgcattattttatttatttatatagtatttattttgattctaatatctcaaaaattattactctctTAATTCCATAGTAACaggggcgtttttccatttctgtccgttccatagtaatagagtcattttcctttttagtaaaagtcaacaaatcttttttctctcttcatctctctattttttttttctactttattctctctttacttaactcacctaacacaactCAGTgtcgaaaagttttgcctcaaTTATTATggggaacgaagggagtactaaaaagaaaaaatatgcaaaaataaaataattgtgaaaaattgaaaattgaagagaTATTGAATTTGGAGAGTAATATCAGCAGTTTCCAAAATCAAAACGACGGCATTTCCTCTCTGGAAAACCGGCGCCGGCGAAGATGAAGTTCCAAATCGAAGACATAACCGTATACTTTCCGTACGACAACATCTACCCGGAGCAGTACTCGTATATGCTGGAGCTGAAGCGCGCCCTCGACGCCAAGGGCCACTGCCTTCTCGAGATGCCGACCGGCACCGGAAAAACAATCGCGCTCCTCTCTCTGATCACCAGCTACGTCCTCGCCAAGCCGGCCAATCCGGTGAAGCTCCTCTACTGCACCCGCACGGTGCACGAGATGGAGAAAACCCTAGCCGAATTGAGGTTTCTGCACGATTTTCAGGTGAAGGAATTGGGGCCGTCGGCGAGGATTCTGGCGTTGGGGCTCTCGTCGAGGAAGAACTTGTGCGTCAATCCTCGCGTTGTCTCGGCGGAGAATCGCGATTCGGTGGATGCTGCTTGTAGGAAGCTCACGGCGAGCTGGGTTAGGGCAACTGCGATTGAGAATCCTGATGTTCCGAAGTGTGATTTTTTCGAGAGCTATGAGAAGGCTGCTTCTGATGCGGTGTTGCCTCCTGGAGTTTATACGTTGCAGgttttttttcccccttttttggTTTGGTTGATGAAAATGTTGCCTTTTGCACTCTTCGATCTTCTGAGAATTGTATGTTTGGTCATTTTAAGTTTGATTGGGAGTAcgaatttatgatttttgattGAATCAGAAGGTGTTTTCGCTATTGATTTGTCTTGGATTGAACTGATGGAAATGTGTTTTGAATTGTGGTTTGCATCTGATTCTCTGGTGAACTGTTAGaacaaaaatggtaaaatgtatcttgattttttttgtattgctGCTGAAGGATTTAAGGGTGTTTGGGAAGCAAAAAGGGTGGTGCCCGTACTTTCTAGCACGCCGTATGGTTCAATTTGCAAATGTAGTGGTATATAGTTATCAGTACCTGCTTGATCCGAAAGTTGCTGGGATCATATCGAAGGAGATGCAGAGGGAGACCGTTGTGGTGTTTGATGAGGCCCATAATATTGACAATGTGTGCATTGAGGCACTAAGTGTTAATGTGAGGACGCAGACACTTGATGGGGCGTCACGGAATCTGAGTAGGATGTCCCAGGAGATTGAGAGGTATGTGCTTTCATTTGTCTTTATATACTGATGGTGATAGCTTTCATGTTCAAATTAAAGACCGCGACAACTGAAGTTATCAGTTTATGGATTAGAAGTGTCTCCTTATGCCATATGACATTTGATTTCTGTGTAGCGTTTTTAAATGTTTTGCGTAGCATAGGTGGTTTGGAGAGCTAACTCCATGTTCAAATTATCAGTTTGCATATATGAAGTGTCTCCTTAGTCCTTATGCCATATGCCATTTGAACTTTGCTTTTTTTAGTAGTCACATTAGCTATATTATAGTACAATATATACTGCATATGGATGATGACCACTTTCGATCCTATGAGGAAAAACAAATTACTTACCAAAACAACCATGGATTACAGAATTGATCTGAAGCAGTTATGGATACAAGACTTGATCTGAATCTAAATTCTTTCACTGTTCTGCATAAAAGTTTTGGTATTATTCCTCCTGTAAGTGTGTAATGAGTGATGACCACTCATTCGTCCTATGAGGATATCCGGAAACTTCACCTTTgaatattctttcatcttaACTTTATTCTAACATGGTAGGAAGGTTAAAGGCAACCGATGCTGGTCGACTGCGTGCAGAGTACAACAGGCTTGTTGATGGTTTGGCACAAAGGGGGGACCTTCCTAGTATGTTGAGTAAATTGGTATTCACTTAATTTTTTGCATGAAATATCTCCATAGGTGATTCTGACATTAACTTCTCTTCTCTCCTTGTAGATGGTGACACATGGCTAGCAAATCCTGCCTTGCCTGATGACATACTAAAGGAAGCAGTACCTGGAAATATAAGGCGCGCAGAGCACTTTTTGTCAGTTTTGCGTAGGTTTGTACAATATCTTAAAGGGCGAATGCAAACGGAAAATGTTGAGAAGGAGGGGCCTGTTACATTTGTTGCATCAATCAATTCACAAGTAGGAATTGACCAGAAAATGCTGAAGTTTTGTTATGATCGACTTCACTCTCTTATGTTAACCTTGGAGATTACCGACACAGATGAATTTCTCCACATCCAAACAATCTGTGATCTGGCAACTCTTGTGGGGACCTACACTCGTGGATTTTCTATTATAATTGAACCTTTTGATGAAAGGATGCCACACATACCTGATCCTGTTCTTCAGGTATATAGCTTTTATAGCATGCCGGAGAAGAAACATTCAATACCCTCCTTTTGTAGGTTTGGATAAGTGTTACTAGGTGGTAGCAGATTTGAGACCTTTATGTGCAATGATTTGTTCTTCGAGAACTTTCCCAATCTACTAATGTTCAGACATCAGATGTTGACATGTTGTGCTGGGCATCTTTAAACGGAATCATAGCATTTCTGTATACTTTAGTGCTCAATGACTAATTATTTGTTCTGTTTAGTGATTTTCAGCATTCTTTCTCACAAATCATATTGGTTTTCAGCTTTGTTGTCATGATGCTTCTCTTGCCATAAAGCCTGTATTTGAGCGATTTCAGTCAGTTGTTATTACATCTGGGACACTGAGCCCCATTGATCTATACCCCCGTCTTCTCAATTTCAATCCTGTGGTGAGCCGAAGCTTTACAATATCCTTAACTAGGGATTGCATATGCCCAATGGTTCTCACTCGTGGAAGGTAACTAGTTAAGGAGGTTCTATGCTTATGATACCTCTAAAATCTGTTTTAATCCAACACCAAATTTTGCTCTGGCTGTTGCATTAACTCTTCCtcttttttcatgttttatttcaGTGATCAGCTTCCAGTGAGCACAAAATATGATCTTAGAAGTGACCCTGGTGTAGAGAAAAATTATGGCAAACTTTTGCTGGAAATGGCATCTGTTGTTCCAGATGGAATCGTGTGCTTTTTTGTCAGTTATTCTTACATGGATGGAATTGTTAGTAGTTGGAATGAATCTGGCATTCTAAAGGTAATCATCCTCGTACAATGTTTCCTGGAAATTCCAGTATAAACTTTCAAGTTAGTTGTTGGTACCTTCCTTGAGGCTTTGTTTTGTAAAAGTTTCGTTTTGAATGTGGTGCAGGAAATTATGAAACATAAACTGGTTTTCATAGAGACCCATGATGTTGTTGAAACTACACTTGCGTTAGACAATTATCGTATCGCTTGTGATTCTGGAAGAGGTGCCGTCTTTTTCTCAGTAGCcaggtattttttttctgttgtGCCTTCTATGCTCTAGCACTTGCGTGAGGGGTATCTATGAatgttatttcttttcctcATCCAGACAATTGTAGAATTCCAGTAGCAGTGGTCACTCGTTGTTGGAGGAGAAGAAGTGATGCATGACTAAATAAACTTTAATAAAAGATTACATCTTGCGCGGCATTACCTATAATGTATTTTGGTTAAGGATGATATCGTATACGATGGTGGTTTCTACCGATTTGTGTGATTAAACATTGTTGCTGAGTGtctttattttgtcatcttaTCCATAGATGTCAAAACTGTAATGCACTGGCTAGTGCTGAGAATACATTCTGCTTATTTACAGGTTATGAATTTAACCTAATTTTCCTTCATGAACACATCATAATCATTACCACATTTGATTGCAGGGGAAAAGTAGCAGAAGGTATAGATTTTGATAGACATTATGGCCGACTTGTTATCATGTTTGGCATCCCATTTCAGTATACATTGAGCAGGTTGGTTAGCTGTTATGACCTTTTTCTGCCTACTAAAATTGATTTGCAACCGTTTTAGGCCTGGATTATGTATTTAATGGTTATCGCTGTCTATTATGAGTAGTATTTATTCGCAATCAGATTGAATTAATGCATTCTAGAACAGACCCTCACTTAttctactagtatttaattatgattgtCGTGAGATTCTACCGTATGCTAAACTCTTCAAATGTTGCAGAATATTACTAGCACGATTGGAGTATTTACGGGAAACTTTCCAGATAAAGGAGGGTGATTTTTTGACATTCGATGCTTTGGTACTTTCAGCACCCATTATTTccttaaatatataatcttgATCTGTGCTAGTATATGATCGATCATTTTGCGTATACTTACTCAGAGGCAAGCTGCCCAATGTGTCGGACGAGTTATCAGGTCAAAAGCAGATTATGGGATGATGATTTTCGCTGACAAGAGGTTCACTAATCTTTATCCTTGTTTCTGCCCCCATAGAATATTTCTCCACCTAGAAAAAATCTTCGGCAATTTACAGAATGTTTGATGTGTCTTTATTGATTGTTTGTGCTTTTAGATATAGTCGTCACGACAAGCGCTCGAAGCTGCCTAGTTGGATACTTTCACATCTACGCGATGCACATCTGAACTTGAGTACCGACATGGCTGTGCATATTGCACGAGAGGTATGCTTGAACCTTAACCGAGTGGTGATTCTCAATATTAGGCTTATGCTCTGTATTTTCTTATGCTGTTCAAATAAAACGAGTAAATTTTTATCACCCGATACGTGCAGTTCTTGAGGAAGATGGCTCAGCCGTACGATAAGAGTGGAGCGATGGGTAAAAGAACCCTTCTTTCACAAGAAGACTTGGAGAAGATGGTCAATGGAGTTGAAGAAATGgtgttttgatcaaattttcaatttggtataaacttttttttttggttttaaaattttacattctACATAgttatattactccattagtttttattagtttttatcATTGAAgtgaaattaatatacaatagtTAGATAAGTACACTTATCGCTGTTTTCACCTCTGTGATGCTCGGTCTCCGGCCGTGTGCACTCTCCACCACCTGAAAGAAAGATGTTCGTGCATAAGTTTTTGTGTGATCAATACGTGAGGAAGTCGGGTGAGACCGACCCGACTTCCCCATCGATGGATTTTGTCGTGTGTCAAAATTGAACATTAATGTTACCTTAGCTCTCAATTCAGCATTGAAAGTGCCATTATTGATGGAAGAATGAGCAGTGGTGACATGTAAACCTAAATCTCGAAGCATTTGCATCAAATCCAGCAACAATCCACTTTTATCCACGCATGAAATATCCACCAATGCATCACTCTCTATGATCGACACCTCCACGGTTGCCCCGACCTTCGGCCTCTTGCTCATGTCCGTCCTGAGCCTGCACTTCTCCCGCCGCCTGGCGTTCCTCTCGCTCTCCGCCTCGAGCTGCTGAATCCGCCTCTTGAGCTGCTTGAGGTACTCGATGGTGTCGGCGAGGATCGACGCCTTGTCCATCTTCGTCACGAACGGCACCATGGACCGCAGCACGACGAAGCGCTCGTTCAGCTTCTCGCGGCGGCGCCTCTCCGCCAGCACGTGGTTGCCGCTGAGCTCGTCTTGTGGGCCGCGGCGCGCGGAGGCAGAGGCGTCGCGGGGCTTGGCGTGAAGGAGTGGGACGGTGAAGAGTACGTATTTGAGGACCCCCTGGGAGGCGCCATCGAGGAGTAGGTCGCGGCGGTGGTGGGTGGAAGTAGAGGTGGCCGGTTCCGGGAGCCACTTGGTGAAGGCGGCGGTGTTGGTGGAGGACAGCGTGGACCACCGGTTTGACTGGTTTTCGAGGAGGCTTGACACTGTCTGTGAATAGTGGGTGTCTTCTTCCGTTATTAAATCGGCTGATGCacaatttgttaaataaatatttgacaaaTTCATATGATTATTACATTCAAACTAAACATAAAAGGTGATTAAGCTTATAACCTGAATGCGGTGATCGGAAGCTTCCGGTGATGATGGGGTCTTTGCACGGCCATCTATGCATCGTTACATCCCTATCGAAGCCACCCTGCTCTGACGAAGTTCCTCGTTTAGTGACGGTGAGATGGTGGAAATTCGAGCCTAAATTATTCGAGCTATCATCCGGTGATCCAACCCTAATATCCTGGTCGGACATATCAAGATGCATTGCTTCAACAAGATTTTGATTAGGTGGAGTGGGACCGCCTACTTGGTCCGAGTCAGACCcaacttcctcttcttcttcttcttcttccatttcctcttcctcttcttcttcctccgcCATTTGAGATGGTGGAAATGGCATAGGCAATGTCAGAGAGTGATAACCGGGGCTGGAGGAGGTTGGGTTAGAAGTCGAGTGGCCCGATGGAGCCGGCCTTggagggttagggttttgacAATTGGCAAAAAAGCCTTTGACACGTTGGACCAATCCAATGTCATCTTGAAcctatttaacaaaattaatttcatttattgaaattattgaattgatgaattaatatatatacctTCTCTGTTGTCCCAAGTTCCACCACCCCATCCAGAAGAGGAATGCATACCACTGTCTgaaagttataaaattaaaataataatcaatttttggagatgaaatagtatataattagtGCGGAGATTAAAGACTATAATAATACCTGTATTTTAGCACTCTTGTATAGCAGACGATTTTTTTGGCATAtgggaaagaaaaaattaataagacAAATGTGTTAGTTGCTAATGAATTAATATGGTCTCACACtgtaacataatttttttggcaTAATTGCATGATTGtatgatttatgaatttatgaattaatatgGTCTCACACTGTAAGATATtagaaatttatgaattttgtaacCTATAACATAATTGCATGATTCTGTTCTAAGTTGAAACGTCGTTCCccaattcaaaaataaataattggtaGAAATGAGAATGATTGTGTCAGAGTCGGAAGTGGAGCTGACGTTGCCGAccaatgaaattttatgattgCACACCCCATGGACCGACTTGACTAGGAGTGGGAATACGGGTATCTGTGGATACCCGACCTGAAAAAACCGGGTATTCAAAAACCCGAAAATCATATAAATGTCTATCCAAAATCCAACCCGATATATTTTCGAGTACTCCAATACCTGCCTCGGGTATCAATATCCGACGTATCGGATATCCAAAAATCCGGCTCTTTACAGgtgttaataactaataaaaaaaattcaaattttatatattaatatgaatatataaatatttaaattgactaatatctttaatgttgtatttattttgtagtataaaactataaaaaaatgagtcacttttattttaaagtatatgtttatatatatgggGATTGGTTATATAAtatgtaagtaaaataataaagttacGCATTTAATTAATCTGTAGAAGCAACCAGTAATATATCCAAAAGTCAAaacaattaactaaaatataaaaaccacATGAGTTGGTTATGCAATACATAAAACTTGAGAGTTTGGAGAAGCCGTGAActagagtaagagagattgacttatttatataagtttaGAAAAAGTTAACCTCGTAAGttgtaattagtaaataaattagccCAGCTCTTGAAGCCCAAAATggctaaacctaatttaaaaaatgctttaaataataaattggatattcgggTAATATCCGATACCCACTCGAGTTACCCAATaccctatttatattaaatttcaataccTAGTCCCAtggatgtaatcaattgctaactaattaacaatcccaaattgagaccaatttttaaccattagattagaagatcttgtggttaatataatgtcaagtgtaatatattttaaatttaaataattattaattaaataaaaagggtattaatgtcaaatcctatatgtagtaattataactaactactttctctctcctcaaaatcatctctaatctttaaatttacgtaactctctcaatttaaattattttttcgcaaaaaatatatcaaattaaagataatttaataaggattccaacgagatctcaattgcatatgttccgacgatgttcgggtgatgaaatttgataaattatatttcaattttcgtacatgttgataagcagcttttatcaacaaatgcaacaaaaaatctcaatatattgtaggcaaaatctcaatattatgcatgcccaatctcaataaaaatgtgttgatattttcttgttcttgtattgatattctaatgtcatattgttgatatttgtaatacacaatgttgatataaaaaaacacccacgaaaattatcatatgataacataatgacgatattacccttttgttgatattttgtcaactatctattgagatttgtgagctttaatctcatccactcattttaaaatccaatggtagagatttagtcttgattttggattagggtgctataagcattagaataggaccccCTAGTCCCATAcccaatcccataaaattggatattgggtatGCAATACCCGGCGGATATCGGGTCGGATACGAGTAAACTCAATACCCGATAGACCCGACACTGATAGTATACCGCACAATCACCTGACCCCACCTCCATTCATCACTGATAGTATACCGTAAAATACGAGATTGAAACATAGTATGTACCTCAGCAAGAATAGTTCTAGAGAAGAGTGTGCTATCGGCTTTATTTGCTCTTGTAAGCCATATGTGCTGCCTATCTACATATGCCTTCCCAGGTAACCTTGCAATTAGAAGAAAAACACACTTAAATATTATCATtactccaattttttttctttattagtgTTATTCATTCCACAAATTAGAACCATATCATAACTTTTATGTTATGCATTTATGTCACCAACGACAACTTTAATCTAGAATTCAgaccaaataaaacaaaaatatttaaaacggTTACTTTAAGAAtaatcaatataatattaggtgcatatataatatactattgtGTAGGCAGACCAATAAAAAACACGTCTACTTAATTATTCTCCTCCAATTTTAAAATCGAGACGttacatttaaaaatggttggtatatatattgaatgCAGTTGGACGTATATATATGTCGTCTATTGAAGATTCGAAATAAAAAGGTAAGACAAATAATCATGCATGCAAAATCAGAGACTATATATTTGCTTGTTATCATCACCACCCTTTTTTGCAGACATTCATACTAACAACCTtcttttttgaagaaaaatccATAAACACTTtctttcttccattttttttggaagaaaCAACTTTAAGCAACCATcccatataaaattaattgtatttataatCTAACTATGTAAATAAACATTATCATAGTATTTTTGTCTCAACACACAACTATGTGGACACACATTTTTACTGAAAATTATTGTTGGTCCTTACTAAGTTGACGGTACTCAACACCAAATTCTTGAAGATTGGAGGATTAAGTAATTTTTACGTTAACCTAATCATGTACCGACACATATATTGTGTGTGAAATGTTGCCTAATGGAGTTGGTACAAGCTTTCATTAACCTATTTTCTTATATTCGAATAGCTAAGCACAAATCATATATTATaagtacaaaaaaattatagcaaaaatatttaatatttagtacatttcaaaatttgtagaATGCATTAATCTAACTTATTACTAttcatacataaaattatttattaaccttttcttttactttctaTACCTCATtctaacattttctttttctttcctcaAACTAATCTTTTGCAGCAAATTTACTTTGGTTACTTCTTTAATCTTTGATAGACGGTCTTCTTCTACGTCAACTTTGTAAGGGCTAAAGGTGATTTCGTAcgattttaacaaaaataataatagaaaaaataaataaaatgtggtGCCACTCTATTTCGCCCACCCATGTTCATTCAACAGTTGATAATTTATACAATTTCAAACACATAATCTAACAAACTTCAAAAAGTGTAGTAGAATTTTATCCAAAATCTAACCACCAGTACAAAATTGGCCATCTCTTGCATGTGGAGTCATCAATGCATGCACACAAATATACCAATAAATTAACTACacatgaaaaaaagtaagaaacatcatttattttatttaaaaaaaaaaaagaaaaaaaaaaaacttacccTATTCCCGGTGGAAACGAGAAGGAGACACACATCAAGTAGAACCACTCCGACTCCGTCAAATCCTCCGGCGAAAGGGCGGCCGAGGGCCTCCGCTCGGCCTCTCCCCCGGCGAGGCACTCGTAGAGCTCCCTCAGCTGCTCGCTCCGCTGCCGCATCGCCTCCTCCTCGCTCTCCTCGGCCGCCTGCACCGTCTTCCTCGTCTTTATCGCCCCGTTGTAGCATCCGTCGCTCCACACCATCACTCTTCACCGAACGTTAAACTTTTGGCCTCAGATATTAATCACTCTGTTCTATTGCTAAGGTAACGAGCACCAATaccctaaatttttttttatcattttctatattaaattagaCTCGAACCTAAAACTTTTGATGAAACTgatatcatcatttttttttatcattcagatattgaattcaatttaaaaaaagctCACAAATATCGACTGTTCTATCACTAGACcaacacataattatatcGAGACTGAGAGAGAGCTAACCCTTGTTGAGGGCAGAATTGCCAGAAGAGGCTATAAGTCCATTGCACGGCCTGAACTGCCGCCTGCAACGAGCTCTGTAACCGGCTTCGCGGCGGCTCAGCCATAGCTAgctttgtttaattattaattcaattttccaaattgaatgaattttttccactcgaaggaaaaaaaaaccctttttttCTATGAacactaaaaatgataatgaaattcgaaataaaaaattgagagaagaaaaatggtTGGAAATTGGAAGAGTGAGTGGGGAAATTGACTGGCTGGTAGCAACTAACATTTTGGTGTGTGAGAATTTGTGGTTTAcctaaatattagtagtatgttGATGTATAATGAGtccaatatttttgaaattggaattaGATAAAGTAGTAGTAACAATTAATGATTAGGATTTTTGGGATTGAGAAAAGCAATAATGGCGAAGACTGGGAGTTGGTCAATTATTATTCTGCATTGAATTGTATGCTGAATTATTACTGAagttgtgtattttttttttcaaaagatatGAGAATTGAATAGATTTTTATAACACGTGGTACATTTTTATTagagagaatatatttatCGTAGAATTACAAGTTTATTAGTTTCATtcctaaaatataaagtttctCTATCATTTTACTTGAAAAGAAGGAGTCACTAACtctttttgtttcataaataGTCAAAGCGATAATTGTTAGAATGCTTAACTGCAACATtagtttaatattatttatttttgggtcaCTTTCAAAAATCTACACCTTCTTACTACTCTCACTCATTCGATGTGGGATGAGCTTGTAACCCAACAAACCTCCCCTCAAACTGAGACCATTCGGGACCGCAGTCGACACGAACATGGGTCGTTCCAGCCCTGGCCCCTGCGTCATCTTGGGCCCGACCCTAAGCAAGGCTCATCCAGGCACGACCCAAAGCCACCtgggctctgataccacttgttaGGACCGTCGAATgcaacattagtttgatattgttcGCTTTAGGTCAAGCCCGCATCGATTTATTTTTCGGTCACGCACAAAAGCcctcaaactaattggagTTGGACACGAATTATATACACCCTTCCAACTTATCTCACTCATCCGATGTGGGATGAACTTAAAACCCAACAATGATGActtgttttatgattttatatatatatatatatatatatatatatatatatatatatatatatagggatgtattcaaatccttttcatcccaaaactacttaattatgaccttccgtattttgggttaattattgaccattagatcatctaatcctagggccaagatttgggctgcatttctg harbors:
- the LOC125224457 gene encoding uncharacterized protein LOC125224457, coding for MDESGGISGIEYTNIDAAADAIDCSTIFHLVTDIVGFILFMHQQIPSLLQDITLEFDGLRTEFKELEIELAESEPKAPLIRRKLAARKREVKLGIRRLEKLMGCVSNLKAALQLLVAEVPNVDKISLVLGPSPLRPLHIFELNFSNGRPFLEGFSRSKTAETLSRKAIRMMISKGVGSDSYPGPTKLFLLVKAPSYLNLPLHFLPKREFRPNRKTKPFRLRFRCRTQNPEMNPQHNDFASSVDLQHSPSTDLIWFQCRHTIKGLAVRASPAED
- the LOC125222577 gene encoding general transcription and DNA repair factor IIH helicase subunit XPD-like; its protein translation is MKFQIEDITVYFPYDNIYPEQYSYMLELKRALDAKGHCLLEMPTGTGKTIALLSLITSYVLAKPANPVKLLYCTRTVHEMEKTLAELRFLHDFQVKELGPSARILALGLSSRKNLCVNPRVVSAENRDSVDAACRKLTASWVRATAIENPDVPKCDFFESYEKAASDAVLPPGVYTLQDLRVFGKQKGWCPYFLARRMVQFANVVVYSYQYLLDPKVAGIISKEMQRETVVVFDEAHNIDNVCIEALSVNVRTQTLDGASRNLSRMSQEIERLKATDAGRLRAEYNRLVDGLAQRGDLPNGDTWLANPALPDDILKEAVPGNIRRAEHFLSVLRRFVQYLKGRMQTENVEKEGPVTFVASINSQVGIDQKMLKFCYDRLHSLMLTLEITDTDEFLHIQTICDLATLVGTYTRGFSIIIEPFDERMPHIPDPVLQLCCHDASLAIKPVFERFQSVVITSGTLSPIDLYPRLLNFNPVVSRSFTISLTRDCICPMVLTRGSDQLPVSTKYDLRSDPGVEKNYGKLLLEMASVVPDGIVCFFVSYSYMDGIVSSWNESGILKEIMKHKLVFIETHDVVETTLALDNYRIACDSGRGAVFFSVARGKVAEGIDFDRHYGRLVIMFGIPFQYTLSRILLARLEYLRETFQIKEGDFLTFDALRQAAQCVGRVIRSKADYGMMIFADKRYSRHDKRSKLPSWILSHLRDAHLNLSTDMAVHIAREFLRKMAQPYDKSGAMGKRTLLSQEDLEKMVNGVEEMVF